The following proteins are encoded in a genomic region of Coffea eugenioides isolate CCC68of chromosome 6, Ceug_1.0, whole genome shotgun sequence:
- the LOC113775369 gene encoding asparagine--tRNA ligase, cytoplasmic 1 → MSIDSTPPLELLSLSDTVEEAQFSRRVLIHSILSRPDGGAGLAGQVVRIGGWVKTGREQGKGAFAFLELNDGSCPANLQVIVESGVHKLGDLVPTGTSVYVEGELKKPPEGTKQKIELKVLKVLDVGTVDAAKYPLPKTRLTLEFLRDFVHLRPRTNTISAVARIRNELAYATHTFFHKHGFLYVHTPIITTSDCEGAGEMFQVTTLINEAEKLEKELKENPAPLEADIVAAELLVKEKGEAVAQLKSAKASKEEISAAVAVLTKAKENLVKLQERFRLGNRCKLSAGIPKKDGKIDYSEDFFARQAFLTVSGQLQVETYACALSSVYTFGPTFRAEQSHTSRHLAEFWMVEPEIAFADLQDDMNCAEAYVKFLCQWLLDYSLADMEFMAAHIDKTCIDRLKMVASSNFYRITYTEAVAILEEVSKARKFENKVEWGIDLASEHERYLTEEKFKAPVIVYNYPKGIKAFYMKLNEDKKTVAAMDVLVPKVGELVGGSQREENYEVLRARILEMNLPLEPYEWYLDLRRYGTVKHSGFGLGFERMILFATGIENIRDVIPFPRYPGRADL, encoded by the exons ATGTCGATCGATTCGACGCCGCCATTAGAGCTGCTCTCCCTAAGCGACACCGTCGAGGAGGCCCAGTTTTCCCGCCGGGTCCTGATCCACTCTATTCTAAGCCGGCCCGATGGCGGGGCGGGACTAGCAGGTCAAGTTGTGAGAATCGGAGGATGGGTGAAAACAGGCCGAGAACAGGGGAAAGGTGCCTTCGCGTTTCTGGAACTCAACGACGGCTCTTGTCCGGCGAATCTGCAGGTCATAGTGGAGTCCGGCGTGCACAAGCTCGGCGATTTGGTGCCCACCGGCACGTCCGTGTACGTGGAAGGCGAGCTTAAGAAGCCTCCCGAGGGGACTAAGCAGAAAATTGAGCTCAAGGTTCTGAAGGTTCTGGATGTGGGGACTGTTGATGCGGCCAAGTATCCTTTGCCGAAGACCAGGCTTACGCTGGAATTCCTTAGGGATTTTGTGCATCTTCGCCCCCGAACCAACACT ATTTCTGCAGTTGCTCGTATCCGTAATGAACTGGCTTATGCCACCCATACATTTTTCCACAAGCATGGATTTCTCTATGTCCACACTCCTATCATAACCACCAGTGACTGTGAGGGTGCTGGTGAGATGTTTCAGGTCACAACTTTAATTAATGAGgctgaaaaattggaaaaggaGCTTAAGGAGAACCCTGCTCCTTTAGAAGCTGACATAGTAGCTGCTGAGCTCCTCGTTAAGGAGAAGGGAGAAGCCGTTGCTCAACTCAAATCTGCTAAAGCTAGCAAGGAAGAAATTAGTGCTGCTGTTGCGGTGCTCACTAAGGCTAAAGAGAATCTTGTGAAGCTGCAAGAGAGGTTTAGGTTGGGGAACAGATGTAAGCTTAGTGCTGGCATACCAAAAAAGGATGGAAAAATAGATTATTCTGAAGATTTCTTTGCTCGTCAAGCATTTCTGACTGTTTCTGGGCAACTTCAGGTTGAGACATATGCTTGTGCGCTCAGTAGTGTTTATACATTTGGACCAACTTTTCGAGCTGAACAGTCACATACGTCAAGGCATCTGGCGGAGTTTTGGATGGTGGAGCCTGAAATTGCGTTTGCTGATCTCCAG GATGATATGAACTGTGCAGAAGCATATGTGAAATTCTTGTGCCAGTGGTTACTTGATTATTCCCTCGCTGACATGGAGTTTATGGCCGCCCATATTGACAAAACTTGCATCGATAGACTTAAAATGGTTGCCTCAAGCAACTTCTACCGGATAACTTATACAGAAGCCGTAGCAATTCTTGAGGAGGTGTCAAAAGCAAGGAAATTTGAGAATAAAGTAGAATGGGGAATAGATTTGGCATCTGAACATGAGAG ATACTTGACTGAAGAGAAATTTAAAGCGCCTGTCATTGTTTACAACTATCCCAAAGGAATTAAAGCATTCTATATGAAGCTCAATGAAGACAAGAAGACTGTTGCAGCAATGGATGTCCTTGTACCGAAG GTGGGTGAATTGGTGGGAGGAAGCCAAAGAGAGGAGAATTACGAGGTTCTTAGAGCAAG AATATTGGAGATGAATCTACCACTCGAGCCATACGAGTGGTACCTTGATCTCCGACGATATGGAACTGTCAAGCACAGTGGGTTTGGTCTAGGCTTTGAGAGGATGATTCTTTTTGCTACTGGCATCGAGAACATTAGAGATGTCATCCCTTTCCCCAGATATCCTGGAAGAGCAGATCTTTAA
- the LOC113775066 gene encoding histone acetyltransferase type B catalytic subunit has translation MGTKHQSSSDPISDPKKKRRVGFSKIDAGVEANECIKIYLVSSKEEVGSPDSFCIKPVDLNHFSEEDGKIYGYQNLKITIWVSSISFHAYADISFESTSDGGKGITDLKAALQNVFAENLVEKKDEFLDKFSSDRRYVKSVISTVAALKLTAANGHNGDSKFDPKEDTADLEVFRIVGEPVGHLYSRLVPFILLLIDGSNPIDVTDPRWEIYVLVEKAIAHQEDSHPNLLGFAAVYRFYRYPDSMRLRLGQILVLPPYQRKGYGGSLLKVLNNVAVSEDVYDLTVEEPEDSLQHVRTLIDVQRLFVFGPIQAALNSVVARLKQENFSKKVHSCQCGPPLSAVEDVRKSLKINRRQFLQCWEVLLYLGLDPIEKYLETYRTIVSSRIKADVIGKDSEGVGKRVIDVPTEYDQEASFVMYKSLNGDATNREMAENRSNQEEQLRQLVDERMKEIKLIAEKVSSLKHR, from the exons ATGGGAACCAAGCATCAGTCCTCCTCCGATCCGATTTCCGACCCCAAGAAGAAACGACGGGTTGGATTCTCCAAAATCG ATGCTGGTGTTGAAGCCAACGAGTGCATCAAAATATATCTTG TCTCTAGCAAAGAAGAAGTGGGTTCTCCAGACAGTTTCTGTATAAAACCGGTTGACTTGAATCACTTCTCTGAAGAGGATGGGAAGATTTATGGTTATCAAAATTTGAAG ATTACCATATGGGTTAGCAGCATATCATTTCATGCATATGCTGATATTTCTTTTGAGAGCACATCAGAT GGAGGCAAGGGGATCACAGATCTCAAAGCTGCTCTTCAG AATGTTTTTGCTGAAAATCTTGTTGAGAAAAAAGATGAGTTCCTAGATAAATTTTCAAGTGATCGCCGATATGTTAA ATCTGTTATCTCGACCGTGGCGGCACTGAAATTAACAGCTGCCAATGGACACAATGGTGATTCTAAATTCGACCCTAAAGAAGACACTGCAGATTTGGAG GTGTTCCGCATTGTTGGTGAACCTGTGGGGCACCTTTACAGTCGCCTAGTGCCATTCATACTTCTTCTCATAGATG GTAGCAATCCCATTGATGTTACTGATCCCAGATGGGAAATATACGTATTGGTTGAGAAAGCAATTGCTCATCAGGAGGATAGTCATCCTAATTTGCTTGGGTTTGCAGCTGTTTATCGTTTCTATCGATATCCAGATAGCATGCGCTTGCGTCTTGGACAG ATATTGGTATTACCACCTTATCAGCGCAAAGGTTATGGTGGTAGCCTCCTCAAGGTGCTTAACAACGTGGCAGTATCTGAAGATGTTTATGACCTGACTGTCGAAGAGCCAGAAGACTCCCTTCAACATGTTCGGACATTGATTGATGTGCAACGCCTGTTTGTTTTCGGTCCAATCCAGGCTGCCCTTAATTCTGTTGTGGCACGTctaaaacaagaaaactttTCGAAGAAAGTTCACTCCTGCCAATGTGGTCCACCTTTGAGTGCTGTTGAAGATGTGAGGAAGAGTTTGAAAATCAATAGAAGACAATTTTTGCAGTGCTGGGAGGTTCTCCTCTATCTTGGCCTAGATCCGATTGAGAAGTACCTGGAGACTTATCGTACAATTGTTTCATCTAGAATAAAGGCAGATGTGATCGGTAAAGATTCTGAAGGCGTTGGGAAACGGGTTATTGATGTGCCAACTGAATATGATCAAGAAGCATCATTTGTTATGTATAAGTCACTGAATGGTGATGCAACAAACAGGGAGATGGCTGAGAACCGGAGTAATCAAGAGGAACAGCTGCGGCAACTGGTGGATGAAAGGATGAAAGAAATAAAGTTAATTGCAGAGAAAGTATCATCCTTGAAGCATAGATGA
- the LOC113775538 gene encoding zinc protease PQQL-like, translating to MDLLPPAEAASPDLMKKRKSGFRSLKLVEVDMDAVLAEEPFGVDYGRLDNGLTYYVRSNPKPRMRAALALAVKAGSVLEEEEERGVAHIVEHLAFSATTNYTNHDIIKFLESIGAEFGACQNAVTSADETVYELFVPIDKPGLLSQAISVLAEFSMEVRVSMEDLEKERGAVMEEYRGNRNANGRMQDAHWILMMEGSKYAERLPIGLEKVIRTVSPETVKEFYRKWYHPQNMCVIAVGDFPDTQGVVDLIKAHFGHKFSAAVPPVMPYFPVPCHEEPRFSCFVESEAAGSAVMISCKMAVEELRTVKDYRDLLAESMFFHALNQRFFKLSRKKDPPYFSCSAAADVLVHPCKAYIMTSSCKEKGTIEALKSMLTEVARVRMHGFSEREITVVRALLMSEIESAYLERDQMQSTNLRDEYLQHFLRNEPVVGIEYEAQLHKTLLPYITASDVSRYSENFMTSHSCVIKIIEPHATATVDDLKAVVLKINSLEKEGGISPWDDEYIPEEIVSTKPNPGSIMQQLEYSNIAATELVLSNGMRVCYKCTDFFDDQVLFTGFSYGGLSELPESDYFSCSMGPTIAGEIGVFGYRPSVLMDMLAGKRADVGTKLGAYMRTFSGDCSPSDLETALQLVYQLFTTNLEPGEEDVNIVMQMAEEAVRAQERDPYTAFANRVRELNYGNSYFFRPIRISDLRKVDPFKACQFFNNCFKDPSTFTVVIVGNIEPAIALPLILLYLGGIPRPLEHILSFHRDELKGLPFTFPSTIIREAVHSPMVEAQCLVQLCFPVELKNENMMEDAHLVGFLSKLLETKILQVLRFKHGQIYSVGVSVFLGGNKPSRVGNVRGDISINFSCDPDISSALVDLALAEILRLQDEGPSDDDVLSILEIEQRAHENGLQENFYWLDRILRSYQSRIYCGDVGASFQVQDEGRSKVRNSLRPSTAQLALQRILPFPCIKQYTVVILMPQASRWKRLKSFIRSGRKHYGRDAKFLAGIAGLAVLGLSLWRYSRSTLRS from the exons ATGGATTTGTTACCGCCAGCAGAGGCAGCTTCACCAGACCTGATGAAGAAACGGAAGAGTGGCTTTCGGTCCTTGAAACTAGTCGAGGTCGACATGGACGCCGTTTTAGCGGAAGAGCCCTTCGGAGTAGACTATGGCAGACTAGACAATGGCCTGACTTACTATGTCCGATCCAATCCAAAGCCTAGGATGAGAGCTGCTCTTGCCCTCGCTGTCAAGGCCGG CTCAGTTTTGGAAGAGGAGGAAGAGCGTGGAGTTGCTCATATTGTTGAGCATCTTGCTTTCAGTGCTACTACAAATTACACGAATCATGATATCATCAAATTTCTTGAAAGCATTGGGGCAGAATTTGGTGCCTGTCAAAATGCTGTCACATCAGCTGATGAGACTGTTTATGAGCTGTTTGTTCCCATTGACAAGCCTGGACTACTGTCTCAGGCTATTTCGGTCTTGGCAGAATTCAGTATGGAG GTCCGCGTGTCAATGGAAGAtctggaaaaagaaagaggagctGTCATGGAAGAGTATAGGGGGAATAGAAATGCTAATGGAAGGATGCAGGATGCCCATTGGATTCTTATGATGGAAGGTTCAAAG TATGCTGAGCGCTTACCCATTGGATTGGAAAAGGTAATACGTACAGTTTCACCTGAAACAGTGAAGGAGTTTTACAGAAAATGGTACCACCCGCAAAACATGTGCGTGATTGCTGTTGGAGATTTTCCTGATACACAG GGTGTTGTTGACTTGATAAAAGCTCATTTTGGACACAAGTTTTCAGCTGCAGTCCCTCCAGTTATGCCATACTTCCCTGTTCCATGTCATGAAGAGCCACGCTTTTCATGCTTTGTGGAATCTGAAGCAGCTGGG TCAGCAGTGATGATTAGTTGCAAGATGGCTGTTGAAGAGCTTAGAACTGTGAAGGATTACCGAGATTTGCTGGCAGAGTCCATGTTTTTTCATGCTTTAAACCAGAGATTTTTTAAATTATCTCGTAAGAAGGATCCACCATATTTTTCGTGCTCAGCTGCTGCAGATGTCCTTGTTCATCCCTGTAAGGCATACATAATGACTTCATCATGTAAAGAGAAGGGGACCATTGAGGCACTGAAATCAATGCTCACTGAG GTTGCTAGGGTTCGTATGCATGGGTTCTCTGAACGTGAGATAACTGTTGTTCGTGCTTTGCTGATGTCAGAGATTGAATCTGCATATCTGGAGCGAGATCAGATGCAATCAACCAACTTGCGAGATGAATACTTGCAG CATTTTCTTCGGAATGAACCTGTTGTTGGAATTGAGTATGAGGCTCAACTTCACAAAACTCTTTTACCCT ATATTACGGCATCTGATGTATCCAGATATTCAGAGAACTTTATGACATCACATAGCTGTGTCATAAAGATAATTGAGCCTCATGCAACAGCCACAGTGGATGATTTGAAAGCTGTTGTTCTGAAGATCAATTCCCTTGAGAAAGAAGGGGGTATTTCTCCGTGGGATGATGAATACATTCCAGAAGAAATTGTTAGTACAAAGCCAAATCCAGG GTCCATCATGCAGCAGCTTGAATATTCCAATATTGCAGCAACTGAgttagttttatcaaatggCATGCGAGTTTGCTATAAATGCACTGACTTTTTTGACGACCAG GTTTTATTCACAGGTTTCTCTTATGGGGGCTTATCTGAGCTTCCTGAAAGTGACTACTTCTCATGTTCAATGGGTCCAACAATTGCTGGAGAGATTGGTGTTTTTGGCTATAGACCTTCAGTGCTTATGGATATGCTTGCTGGGAAAAGAGCTGACGTTGGCACAAAGCTTGGTGCATATATGAGAACCTTTTCTGGTGATTGTTcaccttcagacttggaaactgCCTTGCAG CTTGTATATCAACTTTTTACAACAAACCTGGAACCAGGAGAAGAAGATGTTAATATTGTGATGCAAATGGCAGAAGAAGCAGTGCGTGCTCAAGAAAGAGACCCTTATACTGCATTTGCAAATCGTGTCAGGGAACTCAATTATGGGAACTCTTATTTCTTCAGA CCAATAAGAATCAGTGACCTTCGAAAAGTTGATCCATTTAAAGCATGTCAATTTTTTAACAATTGCTTCAAGGATCCATCTACTTTTACTGTGGTGATTGTTGGGAATATTGAGCCTGCTATCGCATTGCCACTGATATTGCTGTATTTG GGAGGGATACCTAGGCCTCTTGAGCACATTTTAAGTTTCCACCGCGACGAACTCAAAGGCTTGCCATTCACTTTCCCTTCAACCATAATTAG AGAAGCTGTTCACAGCCCTATGGTTGAAGCACAGTGTTTGGTCCAGCTATGCTTTCCTGTTGAGCTAAAGAATGAAAATATG ATGGAAGATGCCCACCTCGTTGGCTTTCTGAGCAAGCTTCTGGAAACCAAGATATTACAAGTCCTCCGCTTTAAGCATGGACAG ATTTACTCTGTCGGCGTTTCTGTCTTCCTTGGTGGCAATAAACCCTCAAGAGTTGGTAATGTTCGTGGGGACATTAGTATCAATTTCTCTTGTGATCCAGACATCTCATCTGCATTG GTGGATCTTGCTTTGGCTGAGATACTTCGTCTTCAAGATGAAGGCCCTTCAGATGATGATGTCTTAAGCATTCTTGAAATTGAACAAAGGGCTCATGAAAATGGATTGCag GAGAATTTCTACTGGCTGGATAGGATTTTGCGTAGCTACCAGTCAAGGATATATTGTGGTGATGTTGGTGCTTCTTTTCAG GTTCAAGATGAGGGACGTTCCAAAGTAAGAAACTCATTGAGACCATCAACAGCACAGCTAGCTCTGCAGAGAATTTTACCTTTTCCTTGCATCAAGCAATACACGGTTGTAATTCTAATGCCTCAGGCATCTCGTTGGAAAAGGTTAAAGTCATTTATCAGATCTGGCAGAAAACACTATGGTAGGGATGCAAAG TTTTTGGCTGGCATTGCTGGCTTGGCAGTTTTGGGTCTAAGTTTATGGAGGTACTCACGAAGTACACTGAGATCATAG
- the LOC113775067 gene encoding uncharacterized protein LOC113775067 → MFVLNPCTPSVQLLHLSPPQTLSHQPNDYPPFLTAGVPRQYHFHKRNFALFTKATENYRLETNNLQDNDADNYYENDDDDDDDDGDESQFSSGRGFRGREEEKDYDRDPEFAEILGSFLDNPDKARSKMEDRLRKKRNRILHTKTGSAAPMKVVFNKFEFSNSYIWFEFYNALLEKDVSLICDTIRSWHIVGRLGGCNSMNMQLSQSASDKRPSYDAVQGANVTPTTFYNIGDLEIQDNLARIWVDIGTSEPLLLDVLINALTQISSDYVGIKQVVFGGSEFENWRENLTSEDAGFSVHKI, encoded by the exons ATGTTCGTCTTAAACCCCTGCACCCCTTCCGTCCAATTGCTCCACCTTTCACCACCCCAAACATTATCCCATCAACCTAATGACTACCCGCCATTTTTAACAGCTGGAGTTCCACGTCAATACCATTTCCACAAGAGGAATTTTGCACTCTTCACTAAGGCGACCGAAAACTATAGGCTCGAAACGAATAACCTGCAAGACAATGATGCAGACAACTATTATGagaatgatgatgatgatgatgatgatgatggggATGAGAGTCAGTTTTCGAGTGGAAGAGGCTTTAGAGGGAGAGAAGAGGAGAAAGATTATGATAGAGACCCTGAGTTTGCTGAGATTCTTGGGAGTTTTCTTGATAACCCAGATAAAGCTAGGTCTAAA ATGGAGGACAGattgagaaagaaaagaaacagaatATTACATACAAAAACTGGTTCAGCAGCCCCCATGAAAGTGGTATTCAACAA ATTTGAGTTCTCAAATTCATATATATGGTTTGAGTTCTATAATGCCCTTCTGGAGAAAGATGTTTCCTTGATATGTGAT ACTATTCGGTCATGGCACATTGTTGGACGACTGGGAGGATGCAATTCAATGAATATGCAA CTGTCACAATCTGCTTCGGATAAAAGACCAAGTTATGATGCCGTTCAGGGAGCCAATGTCACACCAACCACATTTTATAACATCGGAGATCTTGAGATTCAAGATAACTTAGCCCGTATATG GGTAGACATTGGGACTAGCGAACCATTGCTTCTGGATGTTTTGATTAATGCTTTGACACAAATAAGCTCTGA CTACGTCGGGATCAAGCAAGTGGTGTTCGGCGGGTCTGAATTCGAGAACTGGAGAGAAAACTTGACATCAGAGGATGCAGGGTTCAGCGTTCACAAAATTTGA
- the LOC113776185 gene encoding LOW QUALITY PROTEIN: F-box/LRR-repeat protein At4g29420 (The sequence of the model RefSeq protein was modified relative to this genomic sequence to represent the inferred CDS: deleted 1 base in 1 codon), translating to MDDLPPPLILDVLSRLGDSADLARCRVASKTFNSLSRDIRSINLHCSFDRYAKSRCPLTRSSITPFKTILKNLVSELRIVESVTIGIDKPLRTVSYDDVEDEDDDLYLTEVNFVGEWLPKVSDGLTSFSISDFWVQSCWRRSEVLSLISSYCHKLAELQIRNAWLSVDGLKPMPKLSKLTLEYIRLDDEDLNKVNESFPGLQVLNLIGVGGLKDPKIHLLQLKACRWTVSNAVYSVTIVAPNLVKLKLKCVRPRALVIETPSLADLHLSVEEASSFKVEEFVNLTNLHLESLDLRRLLCSLPFGKTVKNLKLGLTKSSELMGVSKFGFESLFSVFPNVSSLTFTPWAWSVFEMYICPEGDEIRSRMKGLKEITAYLEIHDFETTLSCIFSILDNCSNLFEMKLFIHRDVVFHVTNTLISRCMTRHPRVIWRWGMWKEGTEDAWILDGVL from the exons ATGGACGATCTCCCTCCGCCATTGATCCTCGACGTCCTGAGTCGACTAGGCGACTCAGCTGACCTCGCTCGCTGCCGAGTGGCATCCAAGACCTTCAACTCCCTCTCTCGAGATATCCGATCCATCAACCTCCACTGCTCCTTCGACCGCTACGCCAAGTCTCGCTGTCCCCTCACTCGATCCTCCATCACGCCCTTCAAAACCATCCTTAAAAACTTGGTTTCCGAGTTGAGAATCGTCGAGTCCGTCACAATTGGCATCGATAAGCCGCTCCGTACCGTGTCTTACGACGATgtagaagatgaagatgatgatttGTATCTGACAGAGGTAAATTTTGTTGGCGAGTGGTTGCCCAAGGTTTCCGATGGATTGACGTCTTTTTCAATTTCCGATTTTTGGGTGCAATCTTGTTGGCGACGATCCGAGGTGCTATCCCTCATTTCTTCTTACT GTCATAAGCTGGCCGAGCTACAGATCAGGAATGCTTGGTTGTCAGTGGACGGTTTGAAACCAATGCCTAAACTCTCTAAGTTAACACTTGAGTACATTAGACTGGATGATGAGGACCTCAACAAGGTAAATGAGAGCTTCCCAGGTCTGCAAGTTCTCAACTTGATTGGGGTTGGAGGTCTTAAAGATCCCAAAATCCATCTTTTGCAGCTTAAAGCCTGTCGGTGGACTGTGTCTAATGCTGTATATTCTGTTACTATAGTTGCTCCAAATCTTGTTAAACTAAAACTCAAATGTGTGAGGCCAAGAGCACTTGTTATTGAGACTCCATCATTGGCTGATTTGCATCTTTCTGTTGAAGAGGCTAGCAGCTTCAAAGTTGAAGAGTTTGTCAATTTGACAAACCTTCATCTTGAATCCTTGGACCTTCGCCGGCTGCTTTGTTCGTTACCATTTGGTAAAACAGTTAAGAACCTGAAACTAGGCTTAACAAAATCTTCTGAACTAATGGGAGTATCTAAGTTTGGTTTTGAGTCCTTGTTTAGTGTTTTCCCGAATGTCAGCTCTCTTACTTTCACCCCTTGGGCTTGGTCAGTTTTCGAGATGTATATTTGCCCTGAAGGTGATGAAATTAGGTCTCGGATGAAGGGGTTGAAAGAGATTACTGCATATTTAGAGATTCATGATTTTGAGACTACGCTGTCATGCATTTTCTCCATTTTGGACAACTGCTCTAACCTGTTCGAAATGAAGTTATTTATCCACCGTGATGTCGTCTTTCATGTTACAAATACTCTTATTTCAAGATGTATGACCCGTCATCCAAGAGTTATATGGAGATGG GGAATGTGGAAAGAAGGTACAGAAGATGCTTGGATTCTTGATGGCGTCTTATAA
- the LOC113774942 gene encoding 60S ribosomal protein L31, with translation MVDKTKGRKEEVVTREYTINLHKRLHGCTFKKKAPKAIKEIRRFAQKAMGTTDVRVDVKLNKYIWSRGIRSVPRRVRVCIARKRNDDEDAKEELYSLVNVAEIPLEGLKGLGTKIIEDDE, from the exons ATGGTGGACAAAactaaaggaagaaaagaggAGGTGGTTACCAGGGAGTATACCATCAACCTCCACAAGCGCTTGCATGGCTG CACTTTCAAAAAGAAAGCTCCTAAAGCCATTAAGGAGATCAGAAGATTTGCACAGAAAGCCATGGGGACAACAGATGTCAGAGTGGATGTGAAGCTGAACAAGTACATCTGGAGCAGGGGGATCCGAAGTGTCCCAAGACGTGTCAGAGTTTGTATCGCTCGCAAAAGGAATGATGATGAGGATGCGAAAGAAGAGCTTTACTCTCTTGTTAATGTTGCAGAGATCCCACTTGAAGGGCTGAAGGGACTGGGTACCAAGATTATTGAAGATGATGAATAG
- the LOC113775438 gene encoding 40S ribosomal protein S30 — protein MGKVHGSLARAGKVRGQTPKVAKQDKKKKPRGRAHKRMQYNRRFVTAVVGFGKKRGPNSSEK, from the exons ATGG GTAAGGTTCACGGTTCATTAGCTCGTGCCGGTAAGGTGAGAGGTCAAACTCCCAAGGTTGCAAAGCAGGATAAGAAGAAGAAGCCCCGCGGCCGTGCCCACAAACGTATGCAATACAACCGCCGCTTCGTCACTGCCG TTGTTGGCTTTGGAAAGAAGAGGGGGCCAAACTCATCGGAGAAGTAA
- the LOC113774978 gene encoding uncharacterized protein LOC113774978 codes for MMQKLTRKWRKSGDEDDNLSLPTRDDSRPMDPQEQEDLVRSLESSQAQQSLLWRSVFAGLLFCYVVFLVYSIYHQAFFPWELRYHAYFMYEVDSWSIITADWAAVLVCFLAIKGLLHNSKHRRRWLWSSCCPGLLLMFFWLHHMLRLSKYRWDVLWLPLGPLSGAGVCLYVDHLLNESSEEVRKLRGYMYSYKAS; via the exons ATGATGCAGAAGCTAACGAGGAAATGGAGGAAATCGGGGGATGAGGATGATAATCTCTCTCTTCCCACTCGCGATGATTCCCGTCCCATGGACCCTCAAG AACAAGAGGATCTGGTCAGATCATTAGAGAGTAGTCAAGCTCAACAGTCTCTTCTTTGGAGG AGCGTGTTTGCTGGCCTACTTTTCTGCTACGTGGTGTTTCTTGTATACTCAATTTATCACCAGGCCTTTTTTCCATGGGAATTG cgctatcatgcttattttaTGTACGAGGTTGACTCATGGAGCATCATAACAGCAG ATTGGGCAGCCGTTTTGGTGTGCTTCCTGGCCATTAAGGGGTTACTGCATAACTCGAAGCACCGTCGCCGATGGCTTTGGTCCTCCTGCTGTCCTGGCTTACTATTGATGTTTTTCTGGTTACATCACATGCTGAG ATTGTCAAAGTATAGATGGGATGTTTTGTGGCTTCCTCTAGGTCCCCTCAG TGGAGCTGGAGTCTGCCTTTATGTTGACCATTTACTGAATGAGTCATCTGAAGAAGTTAGAAAACTTCGAGGATATATGTATTCTTACAAGGCCAGTTAA